The Deltaproteobacteria bacterium sequence GAAATTGTAGGCCGCAAGGGCCTTGAGGTCGTCGTCGTAACGCTCCCTCAGCTTGGATAGGTAGTGTATGCCGAGCCTCACGTTGAGGAACGGGTCGTACAGGGCCTCGGGACCGCTCCAGCGCAGGTCGAACTCCTTTGCCACGTAACGGCCCGTGCGGGGCCGCAACTGCATGAGGCCCCGCGCCCCCTTGCGCGAGCGCGACCAGTTGTAAAAGGTGCTCTCCGTCTTTATCACCGCTAAAACGAGCAGAGGATCGAGCCTGCGCATACTGCTCTCCTCGGCTATCACTTCGGCGAGCCTCATCTCCTCGGCCGCGCTCAGGCCGGTCCTGTGCCTGCCGAGCTCGTAGCGTATGTAGTCCACCGCCGCGCCCCCGCCGCCGGCCTCGGGCACGGAAAACG is a genomic window containing:
- a CDS encoding lytic transglycosylase domain-containing protein, translating into MVFMARKGRGRLVLTVFVCLAAMLAVDGAVSEPGEALRPPFSVPEAGGGGAAVDYIRYELGRHRTGLSAAEEMRLAEVIAEESSMRRLDPLLVLAVIKTESTFYNWSRSRKGARGLMQLRPRTGRYVAKEFDLRWSGPEALYDPFLNVRLGIHYLSKLRERYDDDLKALAAYNFGPGRISRRIRRGAGVPERYARKVFAYYREFQERARYF